The DNA sequence CTACTAATAGTTGAGTTTTTTATTATTTTTGTCTTTTCTTCATCATCATTAGCAACCGTATCTATCACTAAGTTTTTTTGTTCTAAGATAGTAGTTTTTTGCTTTTCAAATTTCCCCTCATGATCAATAAAATAATTAAAAATTACTTCAGAACCAATATTTATAATATCCCCATGTTTAAGTTTTGCTCTCGATACTTTTTTACTGTTAATAATCAAGCCATTATTACTTTGTTTACCTTCAATACTGCCGTCTATTATTTCATAATATATTTCGTGGGTTTCGGGGTGAGAGAACTTTTTTAAATGAGCATGATAGCGAGATACTTCTAGGGATGATAATTGAATATTATTTTTGTCACTTCTACCAATGGTAAGGACATTTTCTTCTAGGAGAAAGGTTTTGATTAATTTTTGAATAGACGTGCTTTCTTCTAGTATTAAATAATGATTAATTAAACTTTCGGAAATGTATTTATTGAGTTCTGCTAGTGTTTCCAATTCTATATCAGAAATTACTATTTTATTTTCATCGTTGTTAAAATTATCATTCATATATAAAAATATTAACTTAATATTATTTTCATAAAATATAGCAATCAGAAATCATTTGTAAGAAATTGTATAAGCATAAAAACACTCCACCTTATTTTTAATATGAATTACTAATGAGTCAATATTCAAAAAATATAACCATCAAACCCAAAGCTCACAATCATGAGAGTTGAAAATTGTTCAACCTCTAAAACCTGCTTTTACTCGATATTCTTGCTGAAAAACTGAGGTGAGGTTATATTGAACAATTTATTATAAAAAAAATCTTAGCAAATAAATTGGTGAGGGGAACATAAACGGGACAAGGATAGTCAAGAAAAATAAAACTGTGGTTAAAACTGCATAGAATATATAGAATATATTATGGTTTTATCTATATCCCTATCTTGGTCTAATTTATCGATTCCATTTCCACAACAAAGAGTGAAAATAGAGCAATTATCAAATACTGATTTAATCTTACGTTGTCAGGAGGGTAAACAGCCTGATAGGGTAGCCTTTGCGGAATTATTGCGCCGCTATCAAGGCTATGTGGATAAAATCCTTTATAATTTAGCCCCTGATTGGCAAGATAGAGGAGATTTGGCTCAGGAAATCTGGATTAAGGTTTATCGGAAAATTAATACTTTACAAGATCCTACTAAGTTTAAGGGGTGGTTGGGCAGAATTACGACTAATTTATTTTATGATCAGTTACGTAAGAAAAAGCGTTTTGCTACTCCTATTTCTCTTGATGCTTCTATTACCACTGATGATGATGAGTTTTCTTGGGAATTGCCCTCAGATTTGCCTTTACCTGAAGAGAATCTCACCACCGTAGAATTTTATGATCAATTAAGGGATGCGATCGCATCTTTGCCAGATACTTTTAGAACAACCATTGTGTTGAGAGAGATACAGGGCTTAAGTTATGAAGAGATAGCAGAAATTACCCAAGTTTCTCTAGGTACGGTAAAATCAAGAATAGCAAGAGCTAGAAATAGACTGCAATTACTCCTAAAACCCTATTTAGACAATCAAGTATAATAATTAATTCCTCACCAAAAACCGGAGATAGAAAATATGATGACTAATCACTCTTATCCCCCCGATAAATGTACTTTCGAGCTTTTAAGTGCCTATTTAGATGGAGAAGTTACAGCTCAACAAAGAGAAGAAGTACAAGATTTATTAGCCAATGA is a window from the Cyanobacterium sp. Dongsha4 genome containing:
- a CDS encoding sigma-70 family RNA polymerase sigma factor; the encoded protein is MVLSISLSWSNLSIPFPQQRVKIEQLSNTDLILRCQEGKQPDRVAFAELLRRYQGYVDKILYNLAPDWQDRGDLAQEIWIKVYRKINTLQDPTKFKGWLGRITTNLFYDQLRKKKRFATPISLDASITTDDDEFSWELPSDLPLPEENLTTVEFYDQLRDAIASLPDTFRTTIVLREIQGLSYEEIAEITQVSLGTVKSRIARARNRLQLLLKPYLDNQV